A window of Hymenobacter siberiensis genomic DNA:
ATATTTTCCGCACTTCGCTGTTTCCCTGCACCTCCTTATTTAGCTACATGGACTTTTCCATCGCCTGGCAGAAAATCAACCAGATGGGCCGCAATTTCATGGCCCTACTGCCCAACCTGCTCTTTGGGCTGGTGGTGTTCGTGGTGTTTATTCTCATTGTCCGCGGGGTGAAAGCACTGGTCGAGCGGCTGGTGCAGAACCGGGGCCAAAGCCAAAGCCTGAAGCTGCTGCAGAGCCAGTTATCCTACGTGGCCGCGTTGCTGCTGGGCATCCTGGTTACGGTTACCATCATGGTGCCCAGCTTCACGCCGGCCAGCCTTATCAGCGCGCTGGGCGTGGGGGGCGTGGCCATCGGCTTTGCCTTCAAGGACATTTTTCAGAACTTCCTGGCTGGGGTGCTGCCGCTGGTTACCGAGCCCTTCCGAATCGATGACCAGATTAAGTACAAGGACTTTGAGGGCACGGTCGAAACGATTCAGACGCGAGCCACCACCATCAAAACTTACGACGGCCGGCGGGTGGTTATTCCCAACGCCGAGCTGTTTATCAACGCCGTAACGGTGAACACGGCCTACGACAAGCGCCGCCTGCAATACGACATCGGCATTGGCTACGGCGACGATATCGACAAGACCCGCCAGCTCTATTATGGAGGCCATGAAGGACGTGGATAGCGTGCTGGCCGACCCCGTCCCCGAGGCGCTGGTAGTGGATTTGGCCGGCAGCAGCGTCAACATCCGCGCCCGCTGGTGGATTAACCCGCCGCGCCGCGCCGACATTATGGGCGCGCAGGACCGGGTGTTGGAAGCCATCAAAAACACGCTCACCGCCCACGGCATCGACCTGCCCTTCCCCACCCAGCAAATTCTGTGGCACGACCAGACCGAAGCCA
This region includes:
- a CDS encoding mechanosensitive ion channel family protein, coding for MKDVDSVLADPVPEALVVDLAGSSVNIRARWWINPPRRADIMGAQDRVLEAIKNTLTAHGIDLPFPTQQILWHDQTEATDGDRKSQREGWPAGKGDVPQSWAAAQQEQQAASDAAAPPEQAGKAAG
- a CDS encoding mechanosensitive ion channel family protein, producing MDFSIAWQKINQMGRNFMALLPNLLFGLVVFVVFILIVRGVKALVERLVQNRGQSQSLKLLQSQLSYVAALLLGILVTVTIMVPSFTPASLISALGVGGVAIGFAFKDIFQNFLAGVLPLVTEPFRIDDQIKYKDFEGTVETIQTRATTIKTYDGRRVVIPNAELFINAVTVNTAYDKRRLQYDIGIGYGDDIDKTRQLYYGGHEGRG